One segment of Sulfobacillus thermosulfidooxidans DSM 9293 DNA contains the following:
- a CDS encoding SH3 domain-containing protein yields the protein MKIPYRVMKTHIKTYDRPLILKAGDRLSVGERDSHWRAWVWCTHDSGISGWVPEILLRNGRGSRAEITTDYDGTELSVHVGESVWGLKILGGWVWCQNASGKEGWVPLENLAHDPS from the coding sequence ATGAAGATTCCTTACCGGGTCATGAAAACCCATATCAAAACCTATGATCGACCTTTAATATTGAAGGCTGGCGATCGTCTTAGCGTTGGTGAACGAGATTCTCATTGGCGCGCATGGGTTTGGTGCACCCATGACTCGGGAATCTCGGGATGGGTCCCTGAAATCTTATTGCGTAACGGCCGAGGGTCCCGTGCTGAAATCACGACCGATTATGACGGCACCGAACTGAGCGTTCATGTCGGCGAATCGGTTTGGGGTCTCAAAATTCTTGGCGGTTGGGTATGGTGCCAAAATGCGTCCGGAAAAGAAGGATGGGTACCTCTCGAAAACTTAGCACACGATCCATCTTAG
- a CDS encoding acyltransferase family protein, with translation MPKPIEGQARYMPGLDGLRALAVLAVIFYHLEWPFAPGGLLGVNVFFVLSGYLITDLLLAHYEKTGNLNLRHFWVRRARRLLPALWALLLIVMSWVIVFNPHQVIAIRQDVLAAFFYVSNWWYIYHHVSYFAQFGPPSPLTHLWSLAVEEQFYLLWPLVLLGLLRFVKTRYSRLILVVMLALISSGLMAILYHPGANPNRVYYGTDTRAFALLIGAALALLWPSRHLPTLSLKQRYLIDLLGLLGLLVFVAMVLFTNEYQPFLYQGGMLFLAVMTAFLVAALAAPWSYLTRIVGSRPLRWLGVRSYGIYLWHYPVIVFTTPLATMGTPNILRGFLQILASIGIAALSWHFLEQPIRQGRWDKNFQQIIHLSQWKRLSYKVWATAILVLGLVVLDTSAMSGLLYKTSVQAADPVTTTQIVPSSSGLTLGNSSPSWASLSKNLIKSSSSLNMPSSSGSPSATKTPSSSALPSSSPTSQDTITAIGDSIMIDATPYLRQLLPGIVISAQIGRQFIQAPAVIAQLRQDGLLGHYVIVELGTNGPFTLQQLDALIASLGHRQIIFVNTRVPRPWQNIVNSTLAQGAQQFPGHVHIVNWYQASAGKSSYFYPDGVHLNPQGAAYYASLIAHTVKMLEERHSNLFPLHRSH, from the coding sequence ATGCCCAAACCCATAGAGGGTCAGGCACGCTATATGCCCGGCCTTGATGGATTACGCGCGTTAGCGGTATTAGCCGTGATTTTTTACCATTTAGAGTGGCCTTTTGCACCTGGGGGATTACTCGGGGTCAATGTGTTCTTTGTGTTGTCAGGATATCTCATTACGGATCTCTTACTCGCACATTATGAAAAAACAGGGAATCTCAATCTTCGCCATTTTTGGGTGCGCCGGGCACGGCGGTTGTTACCCGCCTTGTGGGCTCTCTTATTGATTGTCATGAGTTGGGTCATTGTGTTTAATCCACATCAAGTCATCGCGATCCGCCAAGACGTGTTGGCTGCGTTCTTTTATGTCAGCAATTGGTGGTATATCTATCATCACGTCTCATATTTTGCACAATTTGGCCCCCCTTCGCCACTCACACACTTGTGGTCCTTAGCCGTTGAAGAACAATTTTACCTACTATGGCCTCTCGTCCTCCTTGGGCTTTTACGTTTTGTCAAAACGAGGTACTCGCGCCTTATCCTGGTCGTTATGTTGGCACTCATCTCATCAGGACTCATGGCTATTCTCTATCATCCCGGGGCTAATCCTAACCGCGTCTATTACGGCACCGATACACGAGCTTTTGCGCTTTTGATTGGAGCTGCGCTGGCATTACTCTGGCCGAGTCGCCATCTACCTACTCTATCTCTAAAACAACGCTACCTAATAGACCTGCTTGGACTGTTAGGGCTGTTAGTCTTTGTGGCCATGGTTCTTTTCACTAATGAATATCAACCGTTCCTGTATCAAGGTGGGATGCTGTTCTTAGCGGTCATGACCGCGTTCTTAGTGGCGGCTCTAGCGGCTCCTTGGTCCTACCTCACCCGGATTGTAGGAAGCCGCCCATTAAGATGGCTCGGTGTGCGTTCCTACGGTATTTATCTATGGCATTATCCGGTTATTGTGTTCACGACGCCTTTAGCCACTATGGGTACCCCCAATATCCTCCGAGGCTTTTTGCAGATTCTGGCGAGTATCGGAATTGCAGCGTTGTCGTGGCACTTTCTTGAACAGCCTATTCGGCAAGGGCGCTGGGACAAAAACTTTCAGCAAATCATTCATCTCTCCCAGTGGAAAAGGCTCTCGTACAAAGTATGGGCCACAGCGATTTTGGTGCTGGGGCTTGTGGTACTGGACACCAGTGCCATGAGTGGCCTTTTATATAAAACCAGTGTTCAAGCAGCAGATCCGGTCACCACTACGCAAATTGTTCCATCATCCTCTGGCCTTACTTTGGGAAACAGTTCGCCTTCGTGGGCGTCTTTATCAAAAAATCTTATCAAGTCTAGCTCCTCATTGAATATGCCGTCATCCTCGGGCTCACCCTCAGCCACCAAGACGCCATCTTCTTCGGCCTTGCCCTCGAGCTCACCAACCTCTCAAGACACCATTACCGCCATTGGCGATTCCATTATGATCGATGCCACGCCCTACCTGCGCCAATTGTTACCGGGAATCGTGATAAGCGCTCAAATCGGTCGGCAATTCATTCAAGCGCCTGCGGTCATTGCCCAATTGCGCCAGGATGGATTGCTTGGACATTACGTTATTGTCGAACTGGGAACGAATGGACCGTTTACCTTGCAACAACTTGACGCGTTGATTGCCTCGCTCGGTCACCGCCAAATTATTTTCGTCAATACCCGGGTTCCGCGGCCCTGGCAAAATATCGTCAATAGCACGCTGGCACAAGGCGCCCAGCAATTCCCGGGCCACGTTCACATTGTGAACTGGTACCAAGCCAGTGCCGGAAAATCTAGCTATTTTTATCCTGATGGCGTGCATCTAAACCCGCAAGGTGCGGCTTATTACGCCTCATTAATTGCTCATACGGTGAAAATGCTCGAAGAACGACATTCGAACCTCTTTCCCCTTCATCGGTCTCATTAA
- a CDS encoding peroxiredoxin, translating to MALVGKPAPSFDMPAVMPSGETEHVRLEQYRGKWLVLFFYPHDFTFVCPTEVTGLSEAYDRFHELDAEILGVSTDSPYVHKAWMAQSPDQGGIGQIRYPLASDWTHDVSRRYMVYVPEEGAAYRGLFIINPEGIVEYEVVHNLNVGRSVDETLRVLQAIQAGGLCPVNWTPGKPLLNP from the coding sequence ATGGCTCTCGTAGGAAAACCCGCTCCATCTTTTGATATGCCCGCTGTGATGCCAAGTGGCGAAACCGAACATGTCCGTCTCGAACAATACCGAGGCAAATGGCTTGTGCTCTTTTTCTATCCCCATGACTTCACCTTTGTTTGCCCAACCGAAGTCACGGGATTGTCTGAGGCCTATGACCGGTTTCACGAGTTAGATGCCGAAATTTTGGGTGTGTCAACGGACAGTCCTTATGTTCACAAGGCGTGGATGGCACAAAGCCCTGATCAAGGAGGCATTGGGCAAATCCGTTATCCGTTAGCCAGCGACTGGACCCATGATGTATCGCGCCGTTACATGGTCTATGTTCCTGAAGAAGGTGCGGCCTACCGAGGATTATTTATTATCAATCCTGAGGGTATTGTCGAATATGAAGTAGTACATAACCTCAATGTGGGACGTTCGGTCGATGAAACCTTGCGTGTCTTGCAAGCCATTCAGGCCGGTGGTCTATGTCCTGTCAACTGGACTCCAGGTAAACCGTTGTTAAATCCCTAA
- a CDS encoding MMPL family transporter, protein MGNRWIAFLTRRKWFVIAFWIILLGMTLPLALNVTKHLTANGFNRPGTNATWATNQLSRLHPAKAPEPLLITGVPFHQLTILAHQEHITSKTLHPISRGQVLYLPAPKTSLAQVHAFTHIIQQHHGQWQDVTQDTAGKTVSHDSSKTLALSGILALPFLAVLLFFVYGSLAAIALPLIIAAMGSELALAVVSVIETHIQLSVFLTDIVSFLALGVGIDYALFISNRFRLALARGENVPHAVHESMRHAGRSVLYSGIAVALAVAALLLGGDAYWRGLALGGAIAIFSVLLATHSLLPAIMSVMGKHINWGSLKRVPQFGFWRRVGDFVTNKPGLSIIVSVVLLLPLALFGPQIRMQTPANLASMLPVNSPIRQAIHKEQQLLGPGSIAPLAVVIDLPSSLSQPLSWTQISHLTQHLRSLPGVKSVASPTQVGLTSQQLAFLFQHPSLQSEPLKTALSNFTAPDSSHLVVLYVTATTGPDNPKTSDLVHRINQNLPKWLPKGTKAGVGGQVPILRSFNQLTHARLPAIIATALAVALIVLALATGSVVQAVLGVLFDALVALATAGLLVLVVQQGRFGFEAQPLDSSITPLIFVLLFGLSMDYEVILLHRIQEPLKEGKPVRQAVRHGISTTGSMITGAGMIMVVVFLALLISPLQVMKTLAIGLSFAVLIDTWVVRSLLVPATITLLNTKAYWPWHFSEAVPTDQEPRVLPGQYQEEEQ, encoded by the coding sequence ATGGGAAACCGGTGGATTGCCTTTTTGACCCGGCGAAAATGGTTTGTCATAGCCTTCTGGATTATCCTTTTAGGGATGACTCTACCTTTGGCGTTAAATGTGACAAAACATTTAACGGCAAATGGATTTAACCGGCCCGGCACTAATGCCACTTGGGCGACGAACCAGTTATCACGACTTCATCCGGCAAAAGCACCGGAGCCGCTTTTGATTACCGGTGTACCATTTCATCAGTTAACTATTTTGGCCCACCAAGAGCATATTACTAGCAAAACCCTTCACCCAATATCTAGAGGCCAAGTGCTCTATCTGCCAGCACCTAAAACCTCACTCGCCCAGGTTCATGCGTTTACCCACATAATTCAACAACACCATGGCCAATGGCAAGACGTAACGCAGGACACCGCAGGCAAGACGGTATCCCATGACAGTTCCAAAACGTTAGCCTTAAGTGGGATCTTGGCGCTTCCTTTTTTGGCGGTTTTGCTGTTTTTTGTCTATGGTTCTTTGGCTGCGATTGCTTTACCTTTAATTATTGCGGCCATGGGATCTGAATTGGCATTGGCGGTTGTGTCCGTGATTGAAACGCACATTCAGCTCTCAGTCTTTTTAACAGACATTGTCAGTTTCTTGGCTTTGGGTGTGGGCATTGATTATGCCTTATTTATTAGCAACCGATTTCGTCTCGCTTTAGCCCGCGGTGAAAATGTGCCACATGCTGTGCACGAAAGCATGCGTCATGCGGGAAGGTCGGTCCTGTATTCCGGGATTGCTGTGGCATTGGCGGTGGCCGCTTTGCTTCTTGGCGGAGATGCCTATTGGAGAGGTCTGGCACTTGGTGGGGCGATAGCAATTTTCTCGGTGCTTCTGGCGACCCATTCCTTACTGCCTGCGATTATGAGCGTAATGGGGAAGCATATTAATTGGGGCAGTCTTAAACGTGTTCCGCAATTCGGATTCTGGCGGCGTGTGGGAGATTTTGTGACCAACAAACCCGGTTTGTCGATTATCGTGAGTGTGGTCTTGCTCTTACCTCTCGCTCTCTTTGGACCGCAAATTCGTATGCAAACGCCAGCCAATTTGGCTAGCATGCTTCCCGTCAATAGCCCCATTCGCCAAGCCATTCATAAAGAGCAACAACTCTTAGGTCCAGGCAGCATTGCGCCATTGGCGGTGGTCATTGATTTACCGTCGTCTTTATCCCAGCCCTTAAGTTGGACCCAAATTTCTCACCTCACCCAGCACTTACGGTCGTTGCCTGGGGTGAAAAGTGTGGCATCTCCAACCCAAGTAGGGCTCACGTCACAGCAACTAGCCTTTTTGTTCCAACATCCCTCTTTACAATCCGAGCCCCTTAAAACCGCGTTGAGCAATTTTACCGCACCTGACTCCTCGCACCTGGTCGTGCTTTATGTGACGGCTACGACAGGCCCCGATAATCCCAAGACCTCAGATTTGGTCCACCGCATCAATCAAAATCTTCCCAAGTGGCTGCCTAAGGGAACGAAGGCAGGAGTTGGGGGCCAAGTCCCGATTTTACGCAGTTTTAACCAGTTAACCCATGCCAGATTACCAGCTATTATTGCGACGGCGTTGGCCGTGGCCCTGATTGTGTTGGCTCTGGCTACCGGATCCGTGGTTCAAGCTGTCTTAGGGGTACTGTTTGATGCGCTGGTGGCGTTAGCAACGGCGGGTTTACTGGTTTTGGTGGTGCAACAGGGCCGTTTCGGGTTTGAAGCCCAACCGCTGGATAGTTCCATTACGCCGTTGATCTTTGTCTTATTATTTGGGTTGTCGATGGATTATGAGGTGATTTTATTACACCGGATTCAAGAGCCCTTAAAAGAGGGGAAGCCTGTACGCCAAGCGGTGCGGCACGGCATCTCGACGACCGGTTCGATGATTACGGGGGCGGGGATGATTATGGTCGTCGTATTTTTGGCCTTGTTAATCAGCCCGTTGCAAGTGATGAAAACACTGGCCATTGGTCTCAGTTTTGCGGTGTTGATAGATACGTGGGTGGTGCGATCCTTGTTAGTTCCCGCTACCATCACGCTTCTTAACACCAAGGCTTATTGGCCGTGGCATTTTTCTGAAGCCGTGCCAACCGATCAAGAGCCTAGGGTATTGCCCGGGCAATATCAAGAAGAAGAGCAATAA
- a CDS encoding patatin-like phospholipase family protein, producing MFTLALSGGGLLGAAHLGVLEVLAEKGVKPIAVAGTSAGGLVASLVAAQVPVSTMIAWAKDVTSHPWDFFDLNIKGLVEEIWPDDHEPATGLVNPEKFLKSLIRLAPGINTISDWKLPCTIISVDIATMVPVAFSPVPGLQSPEPGWQIISQADLLWALNATMAMPGLFDAVRRGTHLYVDGGIANTLPSDWAYQLSPSPVLAVNVAPTTVVNGEHMGIADILSRSESFVTQYLSNVENRGYPVLTISPPTEGTPFFGFHDYDHLVEIGRQTALNAWPQIEAFISTPFPKS from the coding sequence GTGTTTACACTCGCATTGTCAGGAGGCGGCTTATTAGGTGCCGCGCATTTAGGAGTATTGGAGGTTTTGGCGGAAAAAGGCGTGAAGCCTATCGCTGTGGCGGGAACTTCAGCAGGGGGACTCGTTGCTTCCCTCGTCGCTGCTCAGGTTCCGGTGTCCACCATGATTGCCTGGGCCAAAGATGTCACGAGTCATCCCTGGGATTTTTTCGATTTGAATATTAAGGGGTTGGTCGAGGAGATTTGGCCGGATGATCATGAGCCTGCGACCGGTCTCGTCAATCCCGAAAAGTTTTTAAAAAGCCTTATTCGTTTAGCCCCAGGCATCAATACGATTAGCGATTGGAAATTGCCGTGCACGATCATTTCCGTGGATATTGCCACCATGGTACCCGTGGCATTTAGTCCCGTTCCCGGTTTACAGTCCCCTGAACCCGGTTGGCAGATTATTTCCCAAGCGGATTTACTCTGGGCTCTAAATGCGACTATGGCGATGCCGGGCTTATTTGACGCGGTGCGCCGGGGAACGCATTTGTATGTTGATGGGGGCATTGCCAATACCTTGCCGAGTGACTGGGCTTACCAGTTAAGCCCCTCCCCTGTGTTAGCGGTCAATGTGGCGCCGACCACCGTGGTCAATGGCGAGCATATGGGAATTGCTGATATTTTGTCACGATCAGAATCCTTTGTCACCCAATACTTATCGAATGTGGAAAATCGGGGCTATCCGGTTTTAACGATTAGTCCCCCGACCGAAGGCACGCCCTTCTTTGGATTTCATGATTATGATCACCTTGTAGAAATTGGTCGTCAAACCGCCCTCAACGCATGGCCACAAATTGAAGCCTTCATCTCTACCCCATTCCCAAAGTCATAG
- a CDS encoding glycogen debranching N-terminal domain-containing protein produces MSQSSRRARIGDVAKLAGVSIATVSYVLNNQGHFSQETIQKVRDAARTLNYAPNVRGRILVRGISETIGILPPTSPDPNGPESIFSGLMEGVIGACQENNYHVMVLSPAAGDTLAYLEQVSRSGRVDGLILFDDPYLDSYRDILSRNHVPFVVYGTSCESALSYDMDFEEAARIATQYLIDLGHQRITLISPRDVPRKIERYQQGYAKAMAKAHLYPHYALAREKMEMDAYHLTYDLLTQPSPPTALVLTSGHDALQARRCAGDLNIHVPRQLSIMSLEPLSPSFDMHPTLSSIDIDLKEAGYQIATMLIASIQNHPVYSMRVIPHLNIRGSTGIPAIYQTPKTNLKEPVLKTGPSFALFSTQGRIEMDSKRHGIYCYDTRMLSIYQWRIGEEVPDPLHFDVTPNTLTWHYVIQQDGITRVLRRRLTLGADQFTDHWEWQHYGPLASWNLSLSMDADFTDIFELRGTPKIRSGVKRKKSVNGEYRVEYEGIDGITRMVSMRADRNPAQALDGDWKWCIDAPETHGELTVIVSWQNPVPEIPQAYLKAPLKPDTLGPRFHLEEYPWHLVISQAHQDYQMLLTDFGYGPVPMAGLPWFGTFFGRDAIIASYQYLLWNPSIAQNTLYTLAAWQGDKVDPTTEEEPGKMVHEIRLGEMARSRQVPFARYYGSVDVTPLFLMLLLETWKRTGNHHLMDDLMPAAEKALHWLLGAQDSQTGLFSFQNHVDHGLIIQSWKDSFDSMVYSTGEHAIPPLAVSEVQGYAYRALFLMSQYYQATDQPDKAHDLRKRAMHLKRQFHKRYWLVEKHYYALALDQRGRPLDVLTSDPGQCLWTGIVPQSRSRDVAKTLMSPVLYSGWGIRTLSSDARTYDPYSYHRGSIWPHDSALIAKGLAQYGLWAEAQTLSWSLLQAASHFPYGRLPELFSGDPAPSGPYPYPAACSPQAWAAGAPFLLLQILLGMDIDMTQKTIRLHPADLGPLGRVYIEGIALTPDHVIDLEVRQGRIHIHHLPDSWQIRKSSSSERL; encoded by the coding sequence ATGTCGCAATCCTCGCGGCGGGCACGGATTGGCGATGTTGCCAAGTTAGCGGGAGTGTCTATCGCTACAGTCTCCTATGTGCTAAATAATCAAGGACACTTTTCTCAAGAAACCATCCAAAAAGTACGTGATGCAGCACGGACTTTAAATTATGCTCCGAATGTCCGGGGGCGGATATTAGTCCGGGGAATATCGGAAACCATCGGCATTTTGCCACCTACCTCTCCCGATCCAAATGGCCCCGAGAGCATTTTTTCCGGACTCATGGAAGGCGTGATTGGTGCTTGCCAAGAAAACAATTACCATGTCATGGTCCTATCGCCTGCTGCCGGTGACACTCTTGCATATCTCGAACAGGTTAGCCGCTCGGGACGTGTCGACGGCCTTATTTTATTTGACGATCCCTATCTAGACAGTTACCGCGACATTTTGTCCCGTAATCATGTGCCTTTTGTGGTCTACGGCACCTCTTGCGAATCGGCTCTCTCGTATGATATGGATTTTGAAGAGGCGGCACGAATTGCAACACAATATTTAATTGATTTAGGCCATCAGCGCATTACTCTCATCAGTCCCCGTGACGTGCCGCGCAAAATTGAACGCTACCAGCAAGGCTATGCCAAAGCCATGGCCAAAGCACATCTATATCCCCACTATGCCTTGGCTCGTGAAAAGATGGAGATGGATGCCTATCACCTCACCTATGACCTTTTAACTCAACCATCTCCACCAACCGCTTTAGTGCTCACCAGCGGCCATGATGCACTACAAGCTCGCCGCTGTGCGGGCGATTTGAACATTCATGTCCCCCGCCAGCTCTCCATTATGAGTTTGGAACCTCTGTCCCCGTCTTTCGATATGCATCCGACTCTGTCCAGCATTGACATCGATCTGAAAGAAGCCGGGTATCAAATCGCCACCATGCTCATTGCCTCCATTCAAAATCATCCCGTTTACAGTATGCGGGTCATTCCCCACCTCAATATTCGCGGATCGACGGGCATTCCGGCCATCTACCAAACCCCTAAGACCAATCTCAAAGAACCTGTCCTCAAAACCGGTCCGAGTTTCGCCCTTTTCTCCACCCAGGGCCGCATTGAAATGGACTCCAAGCGTCATGGAATCTACTGCTACGATACACGTATGCTATCCATATACCAATGGCGGATTGGGGAAGAGGTGCCGGATCCTTTACATTTTGATGTCACGCCCAATACTTTAACCTGGCATTATGTTATCCAGCAAGATGGCATCACCCGTGTCCTAAGGCGCCGCCTCACCCTCGGTGCTGACCAGTTTACGGATCACTGGGAATGGCAGCATTACGGACCATTAGCGTCTTGGAACCTGTCACTCAGCATGGATGCCGATTTTACGGATATTTTCGAGTTGCGGGGCACCCCCAAAATCCGATCTGGTGTCAAACGCAAAAAGTCTGTCAACGGCGAATACCGCGTCGAATATGAAGGCATTGACGGTATTACCCGCATGGTCAGTATGAGAGCTGATAGAAATCCGGCGCAGGCTCTTGATGGTGACTGGAAATGGTGCATCGATGCACCCGAAACGCATGGAGAACTAACCGTGATCGTTTCTTGGCAGAATCCGGTGCCAGAAATTCCCCAAGCTTATCTTAAGGCACCCCTAAAGCCGGATACGTTGGGTCCGCGCTTTCATCTTGAGGAATATCCCTGGCATCTAGTCATCTCCCAAGCCCATCAAGATTACCAGATGCTCTTAACCGACTTTGGTTATGGTCCCGTGCCGATGGCTGGGCTTCCCTGGTTTGGCACCTTTTTTGGCCGTGACGCCATCATTGCTTCTTATCAATATTTGCTATGGAATCCGTCCATTGCACAAAACACGTTATACACCTTGGCGGCCTGGCAAGGAGATAAGGTCGATCCCACCACCGAAGAAGAACCGGGAAAAATGGTCCATGAAATTCGGCTAGGAGAAATGGCCCGGAGCCGTCAAGTGCCCTTTGCCCGTTATTATGGTTCGGTAGATGTCACGCCGCTATTTTTAATGTTGCTACTTGAGACATGGAAACGAACAGGCAATCACCATCTGATGGATGACTTAATGCCCGCCGCAGAAAAAGCGCTCCATTGGCTTCTCGGTGCCCAAGATTCCCAAACTGGGTTATTTTCCTTTCAGAATCATGTGGATCATGGACTCATTATTCAATCGTGGAAAGATTCTTTTGACTCGATGGTATATAGTACGGGAGAACATGCCATCCCACCTTTGGCAGTTAGTGAGGTGCAAGGGTATGCCTACCGGGCACTTTTCTTAATGAGTCAGTATTACCAGGCCACAGATCAACCTGACAAAGCCCACGATTTACGAAAACGGGCAATGCACTTAAAACGCCAGTTCCATAAACGGTATTGGTTGGTCGAAAAACATTATTATGCTTTAGCACTAGACCAAAGAGGCCGTCCGTTAGACGTCTTAACCTCGGATCCCGGACAATGTCTGTGGACTGGCATCGTGCCCCAATCACGCAGCCGCGATGTAGCCAAGACGTTAATGTCACCGGTTTTATACTCCGGGTGGGGGATTCGTACCTTATCATCTGACGCCCGCACCTATGATCCTTATAGCTATCACCGGGGAAGCATTTGGCCGCATGATAGTGCGCTCATTGCTAAAGGACTCGCCCAGTACGGCCTTTGGGCTGAAGCGCAAACGCTCTCATGGAGCCTTCTTCAAGCAGCCAGTCATTTCCCTTATGGCCGCTTGCCCGAGCTCTTTTCTGGCGACCCTGCTCCCTCTGGACCCTACCCCTATCCCGCTGCCTGCAGTCCTCAAGCCTGGGCAGCGGGGGCTCCGTTTTTGCTCTTGCAAATTCTATTGGGTATGGACATTGACATGACCCAAAAGACCATCCGCCTGCATCCAGCCGACCTAGGTCCTTTGGGACGGGTCTACATCGAGGGAATTGCCTTAACCCCGGATCACGTGATAGACCTAGAAGTTCGCCAGGGGCGAATTCATATCCACCATCTGCCAGATTCCTGGCAGATTCGCAAGTCTTCCTCAAGCGAGAGACTATAA
- a CDS encoding ABC transporter substrate-binding protein codes for MVPSKRVGRAGLGVFSALLLTGTLAGCGSSQATASKTVNLVFATQGLGTEAQATQKAVNEFEKLHPNIHVQIETLSASSNDAYQTLVTDLTSGSSTPDVITSDVIWPPTFAAAKWILPLNQFHPNLSHFFPGMVKAGEYQGKLYAIPWFINVEGLYYRTDLVKTPPKTFSQLVSDAKAAMQKNPKLIGLAFEGNKYEGAVTVFQDVSGGFGGEFLNAKGQPVLNSPQNIRALTWLDNAIKTGLSPQAVTSWEEGNVQQAFLSGDAVFATNWPYLYPLAEQKGSAVKNEVGFAPPPVQGGKPTASLGGDVLVINKNTKYPKQAWELVKFLTSAKTMTQRALISGDPPARTDAYTSSLISQAPWFKQEEAVYADATPRPVTPLYPQISAKIQEALSAVYSGQETPKQALDQAQKAVEAIVSGHGS; via the coding sequence ATGGTCCCATCCAAACGTGTAGGGCGTGCAGGTCTTGGCGTGTTTAGTGCCTTGTTGTTAACGGGAACTCTGGCTGGATGTGGTTCATCGCAAGCCACGGCCTCGAAGACGGTTAATCTCGTTTTTGCGACACAGGGACTGGGCACAGAAGCGCAAGCAACGCAAAAAGCCGTGAACGAATTTGAAAAATTGCATCCCAATATTCATGTGCAGATCGAAACCCTCTCGGCATCATCGAATGATGCTTATCAGACCTTGGTTACAGATTTAACCTCGGGTTCTAGTACCCCAGATGTCATTACTTCCGATGTGATATGGCCTCCCACATTTGCTGCGGCCAAATGGATTCTGCCTCTTAATCAATTTCATCCCAATCTCAGCCATTTCTTTCCGGGAATGGTGAAAGCCGGGGAATACCAAGGAAAACTCTATGCGATTCCTTGGTTTATTAATGTGGAAGGATTATATTACCGAACGGATCTCGTTAAAACACCACCCAAAACCTTTAGCCAATTAGTTTCGGACGCCAAAGCGGCCATGCAAAAGAATCCGAAACTAATCGGGCTGGCATTTGAAGGGAACAAATATGAGGGCGCCGTGACGGTGTTCCAAGATGTGTCTGGAGGATTTGGCGGCGAATTTTTAAATGCCAAAGGGCAACCCGTATTAAACTCCCCACAAAATATCCGCGCTTTGACATGGCTAGATAATGCCATAAAGACGGGACTCTCTCCGCAAGCTGTGACAAGCTGGGAAGAAGGCAATGTCCAACAAGCGTTCTTATCAGGCGATGCGGTATTTGCCACGAACTGGCCGTATTTATATCCTTTGGCCGAACAAAAAGGATCAGCGGTAAAGAATGAAGTGGGATTTGCTCCGCCACCAGTGCAAGGCGGCAAGCCAACAGCCTCATTAGGGGGCGATGTCTTAGTCATTAACAAAAACACGAAATACCCCAAACAAGCCTGGGAACTGGTGAAGTTTTTGACTTCGGCTAAAACCATGACCCAACGGGCATTAATTTCGGGAGACCCGCCAGCTCGTACGGATGCTTATACATCCTCGTTAATCAGTCAAGCGCCATGGTTTAAACAAGAAGAGGCGGTGTATGCCGACGCTACGCCTCGTCCTGTCACCCCGTTATATCCGCAGATTTCGGCGAAAATTCAAGAAGCCTTGTCGGCGGTATACTCCGGGCAAGAAACTCCGAAACAGGCACTCGACCAAGCGCAAAAGGCTGTTGAAGCTATCGTGAGTGGTCATGGCAGCTAA